In a genomic window of Bradyrhizobium sp. LLZ17:
- a CDS encoding cysteine rich repeat-containing protein, translating to MSKLSFAAILVVAFSGVASAQSSDPRGACKADYDKFCAGIAPGGGIVACLNGKRDQLSASCKTALDNRKKK from the coding sequence ATGTCCAAGTTGAGCTTTGCCGCTATCCTCGTCGTCGCGTTCTCCGGGGTTGCGTCGGCACAATCGTCCGATCCGCGCGGTGCGTGCAAGGCGGACTATGACAAATTCTGCGCCGGCATCGCGCCGGGCGGCGGCATCGTCGCCTGCCTGAACGGCAAGCGCGATCAGCTCAGCGCGAGCTGCAAGACGGCGCTGGACAACAGGAAGAAGAAGTAG
- a CDS encoding exodeoxyribonuclease III — MKIATFNINNINRRLPNLLAWLRAAKPDVVALQELKASDGEFPAAALEKAGYGAVWRGQKTWNGVAILARNAEPLLTRDRLPGRPDDHEARYLEAAVRGVIVTSIYLPNGNPQPGPKFDYKLDWFARLKRHAKTLVKQDLPVVLAGDYNVAPTAIDIYPTRSWDKDALIQPKSRAAFASLVAQGWCDAIRELHPGQRIYTFWDYKRNRWPRDAGLRLDHLLLSPALVPRLAKAGVDKQIRGEDGASDHAPAWVVLR, encoded by the coding sequence ATGAAGATTGCGACATTCAACATCAACAACATCAACCGCCGCCTGCCCAATCTGCTGGCATGGCTGCGCGCGGCAAAGCCCGATGTCGTTGCGCTTCAGGAGTTGAAGGCAAGTGATGGCGAATTTCCGGCGGCCGCGCTCGAAAAGGCCGGCTATGGCGCCGTCTGGCGCGGGCAGAAGACCTGGAACGGCGTCGCCATCCTCGCCCGCAACGCCGAGCCCCTGCTGACCCGCGACCGGTTGCCGGGAAGGCCCGATGATCACGAGGCGCGCTATCTCGAGGCCGCGGTGCGCGGTGTCATCGTCACCAGCATCTATCTGCCGAATGGCAATCCGCAGCCGGGGCCGAAATTCGACTACAAGCTCGACTGGTTTGCACGGCTGAAGCGCCATGCCAAAACGCTCGTCAAGCAGGATCTGCCCGTGGTGCTCGCCGGCGATTACAACGTGGCGCCGACGGCGATCGACATCTATCCGACGCGCTCATGGGACAAGGACGCCTTGATCCAGCCGAAGAGCCGCGCCGCGTTTGCCTCGCTGGTCGCGCAAGGCTGGTGTGACGCGATCCGCGAGCTGCATCCGGGGCAGCGCATCTACACCTTCTGGGACTACAAGCGAAACCGCTGGCCCCGCGATGCGGGCCTGCGGCTCGATCACCTCCTGCTCAGCCCCGCCCTCGTCCCGCGCCTCGCCAAAGCCGGCGTGGACAAACAAATCCGCGGCGAGGATGGCGCAAGCGATCACGCGCCGGCGTGGGTGGTGCTGCGGTGA
- a CDS encoding GFA family protein, translated as MPVEGSCHCGETVFEVTEAPSSVTRCTCSLCAKRGALWAYYTPAQFRLLSPPENVATYQWGTRTVKHHYCAKCGCGTYSESPDWSTGKPDFDNPKIGVNARLFDDFDLDAVPVNVIDGKNLW; from the coding sequence ATGCCGGTCGAAGGAAGCTGTCATTGCGGTGAAACGGTATTCGAGGTGACCGAGGCGCCCTCCAGCGTGACGCGTTGTACCTGTTCGCTCTGCGCCAAGCGCGGCGCGCTATGGGCCTACTACACGCCGGCGCAGTTTCGGCTGCTGTCGCCGCCGGAGAACGTCGCGACGTATCAATGGGGCACCCGCACGGTCAAACATCATTACTGCGCGAAATGCGGCTGCGGCACCTATTCGGAGTCGCCGGATTGGTCGACAGGCAAGCCCGATTTCGACAATCCCAAGATCGGCGTCAATGCGCGGCTGTTCGACGATTTCGATCTGGATGCGGTGCCGGTGAATGTGATCGACGGCAAGAATTTGTGGTGA
- a CDS encoding sulfite exporter TauE/SafE family protein codes for MAFLFVLAVGLVAGTISGIVGTGSSIMLMPVLVYAYGPKEAVPIMAVASVMANFSRILAWWREVDWRACAAYSITGIPAAVLGARTLLALPSHAVDLAIGIFLIAMVPVRHWLARHDLKANLWHLAIGGAVIGYLTGIVVSTGPLSVPLFLFYGLSKGAFLATEAASSLGLYVAKSVTFERFGALTQDVFIKGLVAGSSLMAGAFIAKGFVLHLKPEMFRLVMDAIMIAAGLSMLWNATQP; via the coding sequence TTGGCCTTCCTGTTCGTCCTCGCCGTCGGCCTCGTCGCCGGCACCATCTCAGGCATCGTCGGCACGGGCTCGTCGATCATGCTGATGCCGGTGCTGGTCTACGCCTATGGGCCGAAGGAGGCCGTGCCGATCATGGCGGTCGCCTCCGTCATGGCGAATTTTTCCCGGATTCTGGCGTGGTGGCGCGAGGTCGACTGGCGGGCCTGCGCGGCCTATTCGATCACGGGTATTCCAGCCGCGGTCCTCGGCGCGCGCACGCTGCTGGCGCTGCCCTCGCACGCGGTCGATCTCGCCATCGGCATCTTTCTGATCGCGATGGTGCCGGTCCGGCACTGGCTCGCCCGGCATGACCTCAAGGCCAATCTCTGGCACCTCGCCATCGGCGGGGCGGTGATCGGCTATCTCACCGGGATCGTGGTCTCGACCGGTCCGCTCAGCGTTCCGCTATTCCTGTTCTACGGCCTGAGCAAGGGCGCCTTTCTCGCGACCGAGGCCGCCTCCTCGCTCGGCCTCTACGTCGCCAAATCCGTGACGTTCGAGCGCTTCGGCGCGCTGACGCAGGATGTCTTCATCAAGGGCCTGGTCGCCGGCTCGTCGCTGATGGCCGGCGCCTTCATCGCCAAAGGCTTCGTCCTGCACCTCAAGCCGGAGATGTTCCGTCTGGTGATGGACGCGATCATGATCGCAGCCGGGCTCTCGATGCTCTGGAACGCGACGCAGCCATAG
- a CDS encoding putative bifunctional diguanylate cyclase/phosphodiesterase, whose product MTEPDRNRQAARSRPVVHAMICATVPVLLLVQLLASAGVEVSSFWSQIRQLDAHIVRVADSGAELIAEPLWKLRYDQVTSVLNEIMHDETIVAAVVYDDTGVAIARMAAAPAGQAVAEVSRPINYSNGNMAVQAGRIAIAYSHATLYAGTGGRLVLLLAVGLLGTLATVVAMRISANIFIGRPLAVMMSAIQRSKQDGRAYPADIRSSNEFGQLARAFNAMQHTTSEALDRLGHMASHDPLTGLPNRRSLTERLALENRDAGSSDALVAFCFIDLDDFKGINDTFGHDAGDKFLVCISERLRGAVEPGDWVARLGGDEFVVIRPEVSDEAAAQAFAKRLLDAISEPIRLHDKQIAPRASIGVAVRHVDDPELSHLPALADIALYHVKSRAPGTVAVLDEALQRDYRRRRDLELAIPTGFSERQFEVWYQSQVDLDTQDVVGLEALIRWRHPEHGVIGPGEFLPLVERSGHNARLTRYVLSDACNALQLLAAAGKADIRIAINLPPSELADHSLAAALRETCVHFGVLASSLELEITEGSLINNIATASETLHRLRRLGATIALDDFGTGYSSLAHLRRFPIDKVKIDKAFIREIPQSAEDNAIVGVIASLADTLGLTLIAEGIERAEQARAMREMGVKFGQGFLYHRPQPIDAVLQWLAGQAMSGKTETITETVRLVSDSPSIVPEFAV is encoded by the coding sequence ATGACCGAGCCGGATCGCAATCGGCAGGCGGCGCGTTCGCGCCCGGTCGTCCACGCGATGATCTGCGCGACCGTCCCGGTGTTGCTGCTGGTGCAGTTGCTGGCCTCGGCGGGTGTGGAAGTCTCCAGCTTCTGGTCGCAGATCAGGCAGCTCGACGCCCACATTGTCCGCGTCGCCGACAGCGGCGCCGAACTGATCGCCGAGCCGCTCTGGAAACTGCGTTACGACCAGGTCACCAGCGTGCTCAACGAGATCATGCATGACGAGACGATCGTCGCGGCGGTGGTCTATGACGACACCGGCGTTGCGATTGCCCGCATGGCGGCAGCACCGGCGGGGCAGGCTGTCGCGGAGGTCTCGCGTCCGATCAATTACAGCAACGGCAATATGGCGGTTCAGGCCGGCCGCATCGCGATCGCCTACTCCCACGCCACGCTTTACGCGGGCACGGGAGGCCGGCTCGTGCTGCTCCTGGCCGTGGGCCTGCTCGGAACGCTTGCGACCGTGGTCGCGATGCGGATCTCGGCCAACATCTTCATCGGCAGGCCGCTGGCGGTCATGATGTCGGCGATCCAGCGCAGCAAGCAGGACGGCCGCGCCTATCCTGCGGACATCAGATCGTCGAACGAATTCGGTCAGCTCGCGCGCGCCTTCAACGCCATGCAGCACACGACATCAGAGGCGCTCGACCGGCTCGGGCACATGGCCTCGCATGATCCGCTCACCGGACTGCCCAATCGACGCTCCCTGACCGAGCGCCTCGCCCTCGAGAACCGGGACGCCGGTTCGTCCGACGCCCTGGTCGCGTTCTGCTTCATCGATCTCGACGACTTCAAGGGCATCAACGACACTTTCGGGCATGATGCCGGCGACAAGTTCCTGGTCTGCATTTCCGAACGGCTTCGCGGCGCAGTCGAACCAGGGGATTGGGTCGCAAGGCTCGGGGGCGATGAATTCGTGGTCATTCGACCTGAGGTCAGCGACGAGGCCGCCGCACAGGCCTTTGCAAAGCGATTGCTGGATGCCATCTCCGAGCCGATCCGGCTGCACGACAAGCAGATCGCCCCGCGCGCCAGCATCGGCGTAGCCGTGCGCCACGTCGACGATCCCGAGCTTTCACATTTGCCGGCGCTCGCCGACATTGCGCTCTACCATGTCAAGAGCAGAGCGCCCGGCACGGTCGCCGTGCTGGATGAAGCGCTGCAGCGCGACTACCGCCGCCGCAGGGATCTCGAGCTTGCCATTCCCACCGGCTTTTCCGAGCGGCAGTTCGAGGTCTGGTATCAGAGCCAGGTCGATCTCGACACCCAGGATGTCGTCGGCCTGGAGGCGCTGATCCGCTGGCGTCATCCCGAGCATGGCGTGATCGGTCCCGGCGAATTCCTGCCGCTTGTCGAGCGCAGCGGCCACAACGCGCGGCTGACGCGCTACGTGCTGAGCGACGCCTGCAACGCGCTGCAACTGTTAGCCGCCGCGGGCAAGGCAGACATCCGGATCGCGATCAATCTGCCGCCGTCCGAGCTTGCGGACCATTCGCTCGCCGCCGCGCTGCGCGAGACCTGCGTGCATTTCGGTGTCCTGGCCTCGTCGCTCGAACTCGAGATCACCGAGGGGTCGCTGATCAACAACATCGCCACCGCGTCCGAGACGCTGCACCGGCTGCGGCGCCTCGGTGCCACCATCGCGCTCGACGATTTCGGCACCGGCTACAGCTCGCTCGCCCATCTTCGCCGCTTTCCGATCGACAAGGTCAAGATCGACAAGGCCTTCATTCGCGAGATACCGCAAAGCGCCGAGGACAACGCGATCGTTGGGGTGATCGCATCGCTCGCGGACACGCTTGGGCTCACCTTGATCGCCGAAGGTATCGAACGGGCTGAGCAGGCGCGGGCTATGCGCGAGATGGGCGTCAAGTTCGGCCAGGGCTTTCTCTATCACAGGCCGCAGCCGATTGATGCCGTGCTGCAATGGCTTGCGGGGCAGGCGATGTCCGGGAAGACCGAGACAATCACCGAAACGGTGCGCCTCGTCTCCGACAGCCCCTCGATCGTGCCTGAATTCGCCGTCTGA
- a CDS encoding ABC transporter substrate-binding protein, with protein MTVVLRILLAMGMACGLLTPTGGALAADAKPLNVVFVNPGKTGEVYWDMVAQTMQAAGRKLSVHVEVLTSERNYRTMQELGLGVVARSDKPDVLILSNEESAAVPILEAAEAAGVKTLLLSNTLLGEDAARLGPPRLKLKTWLGDITTDLQTAGARMANALIGAARSEKWQSPDGKIHILGIGGDEITPASIARNAGLQLAVAAAPDVVVDRMLFANWTQSEAEQVTANYLGWASRKGIRPAGIWAGNDPMALGALKAVAAAGLAPGQDIQVVGLNWSEDALREIRAGRLLLTDGGHFLLGGWSIVLLRDYVDGCDFAASSSHVELKTSAITRDNLGSVADLIERRAFDRIDFARFRAKAGACGRYDFSVDALVSSLSVPDGASD; from the coding sequence ATGACGGTAGTTTTGCGGATATTGCTCGCCATGGGAATGGCCTGCGGCCTGCTCACGCCGACCGGCGGCGCCCTCGCGGCTGATGCAAAACCCCTCAACGTCGTCTTCGTCAATCCAGGCAAGACCGGCGAGGTCTACTGGGACATGGTCGCGCAGACCATGCAGGCCGCCGGCCGCAAGCTCAGCGTGCATGTCGAGGTGCTCACCAGCGAGCGCAATTACCGCACCATGCAGGAGCTCGGGCTCGGCGTGGTCGCACGCAGCGACAAGCCCGACGTCCTCATCCTGTCGAACGAGGAATCGGCTGCCGTCCCGATCCTCGAGGCGGCCGAGGCTGCCGGCGTCAAGACGCTGCTGCTATCGAACACCCTGCTAGGCGAGGATGCGGCTCGCCTCGGACCGCCGCGTCTAAAGTTGAAGACCTGGCTCGGCGATATCACGACCGATCTGCAGACCGCGGGCGCACGAATGGCCAATGCGCTGATCGGCGCCGCGCGCTCCGAAAAATGGCAGAGCCCGGACGGCAAGATCCACATTCTCGGCATTGGCGGCGACGAGATCACGCCGGCCTCGATCGCCCGCAATGCCGGTCTTCAGCTCGCGGTGGCGGCCGCCCCTGACGTAGTGGTGGACCGGATGCTGTTTGCAAACTGGACACAATCCGAAGCGGAGCAGGTGACGGCGAATTATCTGGGCTGGGCCTCGCGCAAGGGGATTCGTCCTGCAGGAATATGGGCCGGAAACGATCCTATGGCGCTGGGAGCGCTCAAGGCCGTCGCGGCCGCAGGCCTCGCGCCGGGTCAGGACATTCAGGTTGTCGGCCTCAACTGGTCGGAAGATGCGCTGCGCGAGATCAGGGCAGGCCGTCTGCTTTTGACCGACGGAGGCCACTTCCTGCTCGGCGGCTGGTCCATCGTTCTTTTGCGCGACTATGTCGACGGCTGCGATTTCGCAGCCAGTTCGTCCCACGTCGAGCTCAAGACGTCCGCAATCACGCGCGACAATCTTGGTTCGGTCGCCGACCTCATCGAGAGGCGTGCCTTCGACCGGATCGACTTCGCTCGCTTCAGGGCGAAGGCCGGAGCATGCGGCCGCTATGATTTCTCGGTTGATGCGCTCGTTTCTTCGCTGTCGGTCCCGGATGGCGCCAGTGATTGA